A part of Tigriopus californicus strain San Diego chromosome 10, Tcal_SD_v2.1, whole genome shotgun sequence genomic DNA contains:
- the LOC131888436 gene encoding muscle M-line assembly protein unc-89-like isoform X2 has translation MIHNEKRQSMEFSNRIDHELFPLISGDLNRPETILANLEARILQLPKQKMMSERLVQLISRVEDLWTRLPESKKPEAKELISDLRQKLKALQLLFSEYELILQMMIPFFKNYGELYHTKRNLLNQYQEGKIPNDVTDAELLAREHEAGRTSLLEILRFAKRERDSIVKKIGDQKSKHLLKADKDTLEELLDTFETDFQTAWNERKKVLTKHAKFCLFTTSLRQLSQDIHSLQETAKIRTTLGETLSSVNAANAYLQEIQPLLQDFKRRINLCEQESKSIMEQMPVHRATVKLGLDQVHERWNILHDWLDTHGQRLSSAVEYFGLLEQSENFSRDANKTLLEWSQRISSLNSKEDAHQLKLEIEKFIKIRKSSQNEIILKISGMAGHVFGDATVQKTQIIQREQEDTFDALTKLFQQVDLYITHEKSINEGIARSQRIQAEAEANIRAAKAEAEAARRAVKEAEEARKRAEEKSIKTKLTQVICHETQTDVDKEASKSSEERSLAPKFVQYLQDQALLEGGRCVLKAKITGTPEPQITWFKDGVAILGNSDYFTQNRNGECSLTIEETFVADSANWSVRASNCAGYAESHAKLTVKELKPIETPSPPKVTLPLRNHQLVEGESLELRCQFSGFPSPQISWFRDGICVDRSKNFTIGEDQGADILRIEQISLSDKGVFSAKAVNNVGQCKTEAKVEIKSVAPALMPEFEVPLENQEVVTGEAVLLECSVTGTPNPEITWFHNNRALKASGDIRFTYDGSKARLMIKHAFPKTLGHYLCKAKNSVGEATSTATIANKPIVPDTSDSEAVDAEPVRAKFKPAFRVPLNNVEVLEDKNVMLECVIVGNPAPDVMWYKDNFPLKENSNLTITSRGDHFQICMKNVSQDQGGDYKVRAINTLGECQSTCRFKILPKKKTSVSSTQTIEEVKQSKVVHTYSHSIAKDNRAPRFIKPIQSQVIDEGGSVKFDGILDGTPWPKVTWTHNGVALNTNPNLKFFQQGQKVSLMISKVEMSGTGQYACHAENEGGSSQCTAELQVQQIIVPPSFVKKLRSCHFKAGDRIIMDIEASGLPLPIVSWYKDGVLLSPSNKIQFRQHGNHFSLIVTKSTVDDSGKYSVELTSSSGQAISQCLVDVKAKPVPIQGPKEKDMVLQSRALNVLSTWKGSNKELPELLPFPFKPEESGPRKRNRGKVPKPSKFIPGEMYHSDYDTDWEGALPAKWKPCYSDAEDLYYKRVRPQLDWNRNSRRPERNPSPPCPHKWESHEEIDKLVASLKDQRTDLRKEMQSIKTSHLTENIEEMTKITIISTRSSSTQQSHNRYLKPLPSSQPLLEDGEKPKIDGIFATVFRDGHEHSEPNDETDPLEDDVKYYKSHAEVVQRPVIPIVTTSAFTPPSSITTTKPNSPCDDISFSSQSTVKQAKKTKFVGVKEKFQRGKDGYGCSSEFSPGSTLERGGGEDRRGGVSTSACSSIDRAYWSKSKTTTETSAQSVEETTPTNTLGRYDNCRTPTNDPSFPIDSDCQNLPKKSSPKIKKRHDGYEADTDDTLKRRKSVRELASSFQEAENACPSPKPIRPNYPGSETEYDSDFESRTTSLKRSFSKLREPSFMKSRAYVPPKWAPAPGEGQSTEKSCPMTESMASTEIHRTYSCQQETRMIRFDNQLVADDSPMNTSDKIVFGQSFNAGIKSNSQELPPNPKSKRVKTIPQFFPKKFIPRISSATEPTSWTFEDQGSTQSKIKAKWAPSDSETEEPSYRKIRPNLKNQSMIESGNHQSNDSKNNSGIVHNIKVEQKNESDHRTQSHSNSYRSTDQGLRKVDPETGLLYFKYDFGYEFGLMVPQEEQSNSSALIKSMSEDLRPRVGSEVLIEMILNVGTDCNVEWRWNNQPLPDDKRRQFLSSGSKHTLVIKEVRTEDNGIYTCLVISPLTTETRSCTLTVEGETLL, from the exons ATGATCCATAATGAAAAACGCCAATCCATGGAATTCTCCAATCGTATCGACCACGAGCTTTTCCCGCTGATTAGCGGGGATCTTAATCGCCCTGAGACGATCTTGGCCAACCTGGAGGCGAGAATATTGCAGTTGCCAAAACAGAAAATGATGTCCGAGAGACTTGTTCAACTCATCTCAAGAGTGGAAGACCTTTGGACCCGATTGCCGGAGAGCAAGAAGCCAGAGGCGAAGGAGCTCATTTCAGATCTGAGACAGAAACTGAAAGCTCTTCAG CTATTGTTCAGTGAATATGAGCTGATCTTGCAAATGATGATCCCATTTTTTAAGAACTACGGAGAACTCTATCACACAAAAAGGAATCTGTTGAACCAATATCAGGAAGGGAAAATACCAAATGATGTC ACTGATGCCGAGCTTTTAGCTCGTGAGCACGAGGCAGGAAGAACTTCTTTACTGGAGATCCTTCGATTTGCCAAACGAGAGCGGGATTCCATTGTGAAGAAAATTGGAGATCAAAAGTCCAAGCACCTCCTCAAAGCCGACAAGGATACTTTGGAAGAACTTCTGGACACTTTCGAAACAGACTTTCAGACAGCCtggaacgaacgaaagaaggTTTTAACCAAACATGCAAAGTTCTGTCTCTTTACGACAAGCCTGAGGCAGTTGTCCCAAGACATTCATTCCCTTCAAGAGACGGCCAAGATTCGAACCACTTTAGGAGAGACTTTGTCCTCGGTGAATGCTGCTAATGCTTACCTACAGGAGATCCAACCCCTTTTGCAAGATTTTAAGCGAAGGATCAACCTTTGTGAACAAGAGAGTAAGTCAATTATGGAACAGATGCCAGTTCATCGAGCTACGGTGAAATTGGGCTTGGACCAAGTGCATGAAAGATGGAACATCCTTCATGATTGGCTAGACACTCACGGACAACGCTTGAGCTCAGCCGTGGAGTACTTTGGCCTTTTGGAACAATCGGAAAATTTTTCTCGGGATGCCAACAAGACACTCTTGGAATGGTCTCAACGTATTTCAAGTCTGAATAGCAAAGAAGACGCTCATCAGCTAAAGCTTGAGATTGAAAAGTTCATTAAGATCCGTAAATCCTCTCagaatgaaatcattttaaaGATATCAGGCATGGCAGGTCATGTCTTTGGAGATGCTACGGTTCAAAAGACGCAGATAAttcaacgagaacaagagGACACCTTTGATGCCTTGACTAAATTGTTCCAACAAGTCGACTTGTATATTACCCACGAAAAGAGCATAAACGAAGGGATTGCTCGTAGTCAAAGGATCCAAGCGGAGGCTGAGGCTAATATTCGGGCTGCAAAAGCAGAAGCCGAGGCCGCCCGAAGAGCTGTTAAAGAAGCGGAAGAGGCCAGAAAGAGGGCTGAAGAAAAATCCATAAAGACCAAACTTACCCAAGTTATCTGTCACGAGACTCAAACCGATGTTGATAAAGAAGCATCTAAATCGTCCGAGGAGAGATCCTTGGCACCAAAATTTGTGCAATATCTCCAAGATCAAGCTCTTCTGGAAGGGGGAAGATGtgttttgaaggccaaaataACAGGGACGCCCGAACCTCAGATCACATGGTTTAAAGATGGAGTAGCTATTTTGGGCAATTCCGATTATTTCACCCAAAATCGAAACGGAGAGTGCAGCTTGACCATAGAAGAAACGTTTGTGGCAGATTCGGCAAATTGGAGTGTCAGAGCCTCTAATTGTGCTGGTTATGCGGAGAGTCATGCCAAACTCACTGtaaaagaattgaaaccaattgAGACCCCAAGCCCACCGAAAGTGACTCTACCCCTGAGAAATCATCAACTCGTCGAGGGAGAATCCCTAGAGCTCCGTTGCCAATTTTCTGGCTTCCCTTCACCCCAAATATCTTGGTTTAGGGACGGAATATGCGTTGATCGCTCGAAAAACTTCACCATTGGCGAGGACCAGGGAGCTGACATTTTGAGAATTGAACAGATCTCATTGAGTGATAAAGGCGTGTTTTCAGCTAAAGCGGTGAATAATGTCGGTCAATGCAAGACGGAAGCCAAAGTGGAGATCAAGTCTGTCGCTCCAGCTTTAATGCCAGAATTTGAGGTTCCACTGGAAAACCAAGAGGTTGTCACAGGAGAAGCTGTTCTATTGGAATGTTCCGTGACTGGAACCCCTAATCCGGAGATTACTTGGTTCCACAACAACCGTGCCCTCAAAGCCTCTGGTGACATTCGGTTCACTTATGATGGCTCAAAAGCTCGCTTGATGATAAAACACGCGTTTCCCAAGACTCTAGGGCATTATTTGTGCAAAGCTAAAAACTCAGTCGGTGAAGCCACCTCCACTGCCACCATAGCGAATAAACCCATAGTCCCAGACACCTCTGACAGCGAAGCAGTTGACGCAGAACCGGTTCGTGCGAAGTTCAAACCAGCTTTCAGGGTGCCATTGAATAATGTGGAAGTATTGGAGGACAAGAACGTCATGCTCGAGTGCGTGATCGTGGGAAATCCTGCGCCAGATGTGATGTGGTACAAGGATAACTTTCCCCTGAAAGAGAACTCAAATTTGACAATAACATCTAGAGGCGATCACTTCCAGATCTGTATGAAAAATGTGAGTCAAGATCAGGGTGGCGATTATAAGGTTAGAGCCATCAATACTTTAGGTGAATGCCAATCAACATGCAGATTCAAGATCTTGCCGAAGAAAAAGACATCCGTTTCGTCAACCCAGACAATAGAAGAAGTCAAGCAATCGAAAGTAGTCCATACTTATTCACATTCAATTGCCAAAGACAATCGTGCTCCAAGATTTATCAAACCTATCCAAAGTCAGGTGATCGACGAGGGAGGCAGTGTGAAATTTGACGGGATCCTAGACGGAACACCATGGCCCAAAGTCACGTGGACTCATAATGGGGTGGCATTGAACACCAACCCCAATTTGAAGTTCTTCCAACAAGGCCAGAAGGTGTCCTTAATGATTTCAAAG GTTGAAATGAGTGGAACTGGTCAATATGCGTGTCATGCAGAAAACGAAGGTGGTTCCTCTCAATGCACCGCTGAACTCCAGGTCCAACAAATAATTGTTCCACCAAGTTTCGTCAAGAAGTTGAGGAGTTGTCACTTTAAAGCAGGAGATCGGATCATCATGGACATTGAAGCGAGTGGGCTACCACTTCCAATAGTGTCTTGGTACAAAGATGGCGTCTTGTTGTCTCCCTCAAATAAGATACAATTCCGACAACATGGGAATCATTTTAGTCTGATTGTCACGAAGTCAACA GTTGATGACAGTGGAAAATACTCGGTAGAGTTGACAAGCTCGTCTGGTCAAGCTATTTCGCAATGTCTAGTTGATGTCAAGGCCAAGCCAGTGCCGATTCAGGGACCCAAGGAAAAAGACATGGTTCTTCAATCTAGAGCCTTGAACGTTCTGTCAACTTGGAAAGGGTCCAACAAAGAGCTCCCGGAGCTTTTACCGTTCCCTTTCAAGCCCGAGGAATCTGGTCCACGGAAACGAAACCGCGGAAAGGTTCCAAAACCATCCAAGTTCATCCCGGGGGAAATGTATCATTCCGACTACGATACAGATTGGGAAGGAGCTTTGCCAGCCAAATGGAAGCCTTGCTACAGTGATGCTGAAGATCTCTATTACAAACGAGTCAGACCACAGCTGGACTGGAATCGGAACTCCAGAAGGCCCGAACGAAACCCTTCACCGCCTTGTCCTCATAAATGGGAAAGTCATGAGGAGATTGACAAACTTGTGGCCAGTTTAAAAGACCAAAGAACTGACCTCCGGAAAGAAATGCAATCGATCAAAACTAGCCACCTCACAGAAAACATAGAAGAAATGACGAAGATTACTATCATTTCCACCAGATCCTCTTCAACCCAACAGAGCCATAACAGATATTTGAAGCCTCTCCCAAGTTCCCAACCCTTATTGGAAGATGGCGAGAAACCCAAGATTGACGGCATTTTTGCTACGGTGTTTCGTGACGGTCACGAACATTCTGAACCAAACGATGAAACGGATCCTCTAGAGGATGATGTGAAATACTACAAGAGTCATGCGGAAGTGGTCCAACGACCAGTAATTCCCATTGTAACTACCAGTGCCTTTACTCCACCGTCAAGTATAACCACGACGAAACCTAATTCTCCTTGCGACGACATCTCGTTTAGTTCGCAATCCACGGTGAAGCAAGCCAAGAAGACCAAGTTTGTGGGCGTGAAAGAGAAG TTTCAACGTGGCAAGGATGGGTATGGGTGTTCATCCGAGTTTTCTCCGGGCAGTACTTTGGAaaggggaggaggagaagatAGAAGAGGAGGCGTGTCTACCAGTGCTTGTAGCAGCATTGATCGGGCATATTGGTCCAAGTCCAAAACAACTACGGAAACAAGTGCACAATCCGTGGAGGAAACCACTCCCACCAATACACTCGGTAGATATGACAACTGTCGGACTCCCACAAATGACCCATCTTTTCCCATTGACTCGGATTGTCAAAACCTCCCCAAAAAATCATCCCCAAAGATCAAGAAACGCCATGACGGTTATGAAGCAGATACGGATGACACATTGAAGCGACGCAAGAGTGTCCGGGAATTGGCCAGTTCGTTCCAAGAAGCGGAAAATGCGTGCCCTTCACCGAAGCCTATCCGACCCAATTACCCAGGGTCAGAAACCGAATACGACTCGGACTTTGAAAGCAGGACAACTTCCTTAAAGAGATCTTTTTCGAAACTGAGAGAACCGTCGTTTATGAAATCCAGAGCTTATGTGCCACCTAAATGGGCACCTGCTCCCGGCGAGGGTCAGTCTACTGAAAAGTCATGTCCCATGACAGAGTCCATGGCCTCGACCGAAATTCATCGCACCTATTCTTGTCAACAAGAAACAAGGATGATCCGATTTGATAATCAACTGGTAGCAGATGATTCACCGATGAATACCTCCGACAAGATTGTGTTTGGCCAATCTTTCAATGCCGGGATCAAGAGCAACTCTCAAGAGCTTCCTCCCAATCCAAAGTCCAAGCGAGTCAAAACCATCCCTCAATTTTTCCCAAAGAAATTCATTCCAAGAATTTCTTCCGCGACAGAACCCACTTCATGGACTTTTGAGGATCAGGGTTCAActcaatcaaaaataaaagcaaaatggGCCCCATCAGACTCGGAAACCGAGGAGCCTTCATATCGAAAAATTcgaccaaatttgaagaatcaGAGCATGATTGAGTCAGGGAATCATCAGAGCAACGATTCAAAAAATAACTCGGGCATAGTTCATAATATAAAAGTGGAGCAAAAGAACGAATCCGATCACCGAACACAATCACATTCAAACTCCTACCGATCCACGGACCAAGGATTAAGGAAAGTTGATCCCGAAACAGGATTGTTGtatttcaaatatgattttggATATGAATTTGGCTTAATGGTTCCACAAGAGGAACAATCAAATTCTTCTGCTTTAATCAAGTCTATGTCTGAAGACCTGAGACCTAGAGTTGGATCCGAG GTTCTAATCGAAATGATCCTAAATGTTGGGACAGATTGCAATGTGGAATGGCGATGGAACAATCAGCCTCTGCCTGACGACAAAAGGAGGCAGTTCTTATCTTCTGGATCTAAACACACTTTGGTTATCAAGGAAGTTCGAACTGAAGATAATGGCATCTATACGTGTTTAGTTATTAGTCCCCTAACTACGGAGACCAGATCTTGTACGCTTACAGTTGAAGGAGAAACGCTGTTGTAA